The following proteins come from a genomic window of Amaranthus tricolor cultivar Red isolate AtriRed21 chromosome 14, ASM2621246v1, whole genome shotgun sequence:
- the LOC130799843 gene encoding plant cysteine oxidase 3 has translation MANKTSTIQTIYDLCRRSFSPTSTLPPPSQIVQTLYSLLDTVTPADVGLEEENVDDDRGYGVSMLNPFNRAPRWAQPITYMDIHGGDSFTMCIFCFPTSAVIPLHDHPGMTVFSKLLYGSLHVKAYDWVEPPQFVKSNESEYSQVRLAKLVTDGVLTAPCPTRILYPNSGGNIHCFTAVTPCAILDILTPPYLEDAGRKCTYYHDYPYSSFSKDEAINDGKEENYAWLAEIEAPNVYMRPGNYSGPSPLG, from the exons ATGGCGAACAAGACCTCAACTATCCAAACCATTTACGATTTGTGCAGGAGGTCCTTTTCCCCCACATCTACACTTCCTCCACCTTCTCAAATCGTTCAGACCCTTTATTCTCTTTTGg ACACTGTGACTCCTGCTGATGTTGGTCTCGAAGAAGAAAATGTGGATGATGACCGAGGATATGGGGTTTCTATGTTGAATCCATTCAACCGAGCCCCTAGATGGGCTCAACCAATAACATATATGGATATCCACGGCGGTGACAGTTTTACA ATGTGCATATTCTGCTTTCCGACATCTGCAGTCATTCCTTTGCATGACCATCCTGGAATGACTGTCTTTAGCAAACTTCTGTATGGATCCTTGCATGTGAAGGCCTATGATTGGGTTGAGCCTCCACAATTTGTGAAGAGCAATGAATCTGAGTACTCCCAAG tGAGGTTGGCAAAGTTGGTGACTGACGGAGTTCTAACAGCGCCTTGTCCGACCAGAATTTTATACCCAAACAGTGGGGGAAATATACATTGCTTCACGGCAGTGACTCCTTGTGCTATACTCGATATTCTGACACCGCCTTATCTAGAGGATGCAGGCAGGAAATGTACATATTATCATGATTATCCATATTCAAGCTTTT CTAAAGACGAAGCGATAAATGACGGAAAAGAAGAGAACTATGCGTGGCTTGCCGAGATAGAAGCACCAAACGTGTATATGCGTCCTGGAAACTATTCTGGTCCTTCTCCTCTAGGGTAA
- the LOC130799844 gene encoding protein NUCLEAR FUSION DEFECTIVE 2 produces MDRRHAVIFVLMMVTLTSSSAFQIHPGYQIGNHKSTISPFSTALQTLQKQINYTFHSIDLLRRAVTHASFSEENNRALSILGTSIIETSVSSRYLLDDIDISSKILNSKIAEVSSVESSCAVDGMRLALHKIIRVSHKTNSTAPAIVCGAFRAMFGAIALDSGRSDDAGNVFWNLHTRTIQIAAL; encoded by the exons ATGGATCGTCGTCATGCTGTTATTTTCGTTTTGATGATGGTTACACTTACTTCTTCATCTGCTTTCCAG ATTCACCCTGGTTATCAGATCGGGAATCATAAAAGCACAATTTCCCCCTTCTCTACTGCACTTCAAACCCTACAAAAGCAGATTAA TTATACTTTCCATAGCATCGATCTCCTACGACGTGCAGTAACCCATGCATCATTTTCTGAAGAGAACAATCGAGCATTAAGCATTCTAGGCACAAGCATTATAGAAACATCTGTGTCCTCTCGGTATCTTCTAGACGACATTGATATTTCTTCAAAAATTCTGAACAGCAAGATAGCAGAGGTATCTAGTGTGGAGTCCTCATGTGCTGTGGATGGCATGCGCTTGGCATTGCACAAAATAATTAGAGTCTCCCACAAAACTAACTCAACTGCTCCTGCTATAGTCTGTGGTGCTTTtcgtgccatgtttggtgcaatcGCTCTTGACTCGGGAAGGTCTGATGATGCTGGAAATGTGTTTTGGAACTTGCATACGCGCACTATTCAAATAGCTGCACTTTAG
- the LOC130799841 gene encoding protein NRT1/ PTR FAMILY 2.8: protein MSLIANITVYLRTKYNMNGLLLVNVVNIWSGSSNFLTLGGALLSDAYLGRFWTLLIGSIISMLGMGIMTLGAGVPKLRPPNCDPEADYCTPPTILQLSVLITALIVLAFGSGCLRPCNIAFGADQFDTTTERGRSQLSRFYNWWYFSFTISLLVALTVIVYIQTNISWTIGFAIPTACFGCSIIIFLVGHPYYICMKPKGSMIFFDIVKVIVASYRKRNLILDDKHEGHNPMFYDPPIQIDEQMDHMICKLSRSNRLKFLDKAALINERNELDDEGKVIDNWRLCSVQQVEQLKSLIGILPVWVAGILCFVSMDQQNTFGILQSIQMNRKVGSRFLIPPAWTGFVSMVALSVWILSYERLILPLARKLMKTENSNVRLSVSARIKIGIVMSILCMGIAAFVESKRRNEALRKGSFVSPLYVGYLVPQLILSGLTEAFAAVTIMEFFTTQMPEYMRSVAGSIFFISLSMANYLATAIVNIIYQVTRRSDGKAWLGGRDLNHNRLDYFYAIIGFIGIFNFFYFSFFASKFIFVNNKNKIIRTETFEPSSSLDTHTRME from the exons ATGAGTTTGATAGCAAATATAACAGTGTATTTGCGAACAAAATACAACATGAATGGATTATTATTGGTGAATGTAGTGAATATTTGGTCAGGAAGTTCCAATTTTTTAACATTAGGAGGTGCTTTACTATCAGATGCCTATCTGGGTAGGTTCTGGACTTTACTTATTGGTTCCATTATTTCTATGCTG GGAATGGGAATAATGACCTTGGGCGCAGGAGTACCAAAACTAAGGCCACCAAATTGTGACCCAGAAGCTGATTACTGCACACCACCCACAATATTGCAACTTTCAGTTCTGATCACAGCTCTTATAGTCCTAGCCTTTGGCTCAGGCTGCTTACGACCGTGTAACATTGCCTTCGGTGCTGATCAATTTGACACAACAACAGAACGAGGGCGGTCTCAGCTATCCCGTTTCTACAACTGGTGGTACTTCTCCTTCACAATATCCCTATTAGTAGCACTGACAGTAATAGTGTACATCCAAACCAATATCAGTTGGACAATCGGGTTCGCGATCCCGACTGCTTGTTTTGGTTGCTCAATCATAATATTCTTGGTTGGACACCCATATTACATATGCATGAAACCTAAAGGAAGCATGATATTCTTTGACATAGTTAAGGTGATTGTAGCATCTTATAGGAAAAGGAACTTGATTTTGGATGATAAACATGAGGGTCATAACCCAATGTTTTATGATCCACCCATTCAAATTGATGAGCAAATGGATCATATGATATGTAAGTTAAGTAGATCGAACCGATTGAAGTTCTTAGATAAGGCGGCTTTGATCAATGAGCGGAATGAATTGGATGATGAAGGGAAGGTGATAGATAATTGGAGACTATGTAGTGTTCAACAAGTAGAACAATTGAAGAGCTTGATTGGGATATTACCCGTTTGGGTGGCGGGGATTCTATGTTTTGTATCGATGGATCAACAAAATACGTTTGGTATTCTACAATCAATTCAAATGAACAGAAAGGTGGGATCGAGGTTTTTGATCCCACCAGCATGGACGGGATTTGTATCTATGGTTGCACTCTCGGTTTGGATTTTGTCATATGAACGCCTTATTCTCCCATTAGCGAGGAAACTAATGAAGACGGAGAATAGTAATGTGAGATTATCGGTTAGTGCAAGGATCAAAATCGGAATTGTTATGTCAATTCTATGTATGGGTATTGCCGCATTTGTAGAGTCCAAGAGGAGAAATGAGGCCTTAAGAAAAGGCTCATTTGTGTCTCCTCTTTATGTAGGTTATTTGGTGCCTCAACTAATCCTTTCGGGCTTAACTGAAGCTTTTGCAGCGGTTACTATAATGGAGTTTTTCACTACTCAAATGCCCGAGTACATGAGATCGGTCGCTGGCTCCATCTTCTTCATTAGTTTATCGATGGCAAATTACTTGGCTACGGCTATTGTAAACATCATTTATCAAGTCACTCGTAGGAGCGATGGCAAGGCATGGTTAGGAGGTCGCGACCTTAACCATAATAGGCTTGATTATTTCTATGCTATTATTGGTTTCATTGGAATATTTAACTTCTTTTATTTTAGTTTCTTTGCAAGTAAATTCATCTTtgttaataacaaaaacaagatCATTCGAACCGAAACGTTCGAACCAAGTTCGAGTTTAGACACACATACAAGGATGGAGTAA